The segment TCTAAATCCAAAAATTCCAAGGACAGAGGAGTAGGATTCGTATTCCAACATTATGCTCTCTTTAGGCATATGACGATTTTTGAAAATATCGCATTCGGCCTAAAAGTTCGCCCTCGATCAATAAGGCCTTCCAAGGAAGAGATCCAAGAGAAGGTATTCCAACTTCTGAAATTAGTACAGTTGGAAAATTTCCATGCAAGATTTCCATTTGAATTGTCGGGAGGACAAAGACAAAGGGTTGCTTTGGCCAGAGCATTGGCCATAGAACCTAAGTTTTTACTTCTAGATGAACCTTTCGGAGCCTTAGACGCCAAGGTTAGAAAAGAATTACGCACTTGGCTCAGAAGACTTCACGACGAAATCCATATCACTAGCGTATTCGTGACTCACGACCAAGAAGAAGCATTGGAAGTTAGTGATTCAATTGTTATCTTAAGGTCCGGAAAAATTGAACAGATCGGTACCCCTGACGAGGTTTATAATAAACCTAAGACACCTTTCGTTTTCCACTTCTTAGGAGACGTCAACCTTTTCCACGGAAGAATCCACGAAGGAAATGCAAAGATCGGAGACTTGAACGTAGAAACACCCGAACATTCGGATGTTGTGGACAAGGAAGGAGTTGCCTACGTTAGACCGTATGATGTGGAAATTTCCAGAACTTCTTCCCAAGGGATCCCTGCGGAAATCCAATACATTCATTCTACGGGTAGAAATGTTAGGATAGAATTAAAACGTTTGGATTCGGGAACTTTAATCGAGTCCTTATTGGACCAATCCGCTTTTAAAGAGCTAAATCTACTGCC is part of the Leptospira neocaledonica genome and harbors:
- a CDS encoding sulfate/molybdate ABC transporter ATP-binding protein, giving the protein MSIEIRNVSKRFGKFQALDQVDLTIPNGDLVALLGPSGSGKTTLLRMIAGLDTPDEGEILFNGEKSKSKNSKDRGVGFVFQHYALFRHMTIFENIAFGLKVRPRSIRPSKEEIQEKVFQLLKLVQLENFHARFPFELSGGQRQRVALARALAIEPKFLLLDEPFGALDAKVRKELRTWLRRLHDEIHITSVFVTHDQEEALEVSDSIVILRSGKIEQIGTPDEVYNKPKTPFVFHFLGDVNLFHGRIHEGNAKIGDLNVETPEHSDVVDKEGVAYVRPYDVEISRTSSQGIPAEIQYIHSTGRNVRIELKRLDSGTLIESLLDQSAFKELNLLPGETVYLRIRKAKVYVEYMEDFSI